The Mesorhizobium loti DNA segment AGGGCCGCATGCCTCGCATCTCATCGATCTCGCCACCACGCGCGACGTGGAAAAGATTTATCCCGGCAAATCAGCCTATGCCTGCATGCTGAACGAGGCGGGGAAATTCACCGACGACTGCATCCTCTACCGTACCGGCCCGAACAGCTGGATGGTCGTGCATGGCTCGGGCACCGGCCATGAGGAATTGCAGCGCGCCGCGATGGGCCGCGATGTCTCGCTGCGCTTCGACGACAATCTGCATGATCTGTCGCTGCAGGGCCCGACGTCAGTCGACTATCTCGCCAAGCATGTGCCGGGGATCCGCGACCTGAACTATTTCCATCACATGCAGACCCAGCTCTTCGGGTTCCCCGTCATGATCTCGCGCACCGGCTATACCGGCGAGCGCGGCTACGAGATCTTCTGCCGTGGCCAGGATGCCGGCACGATCTGGGACAGGATCCTCGACGAAGGCAAGGGCGCCGGCATCATTCCGTGTCGCTTCACCACGCTCGATATGCTGCGTGTCGAGAGCTATCTGCTGTTCTATCCCTACGACAATTCGCAAAAATATCCGTTCGACAATGAAGGCCCCGGCGACACGCTGTGGGAGCTCGGCCTCGACTTCACCGTCAGCCCCGGCAAGACCGGCTTCCGTGGCGCCGAAGAGCACTATCGGCTGAAGGGCAAGGAGCGCTTCAAGATTTTTGGCGTGCTGCTCGACGGCAAGGAGCCCGCCGACGAAGGCGCGCCGGTCTATCGCGACGGCAAAAAGGTCGGCGTGGTGACCTGCGCCATGTATTCGCCGCTGGTGAAGAAATCGATGGGCATCGCCCGCCTCGACGTCGACTGCGCGGTCAGGGACACCAAGCTCGAAATCCGCAACAAGGGCGGAGCGATCAAGGCGACGGCGCAGCCATTGCCGTTCGACGATCCCAAGAAGACCAAGCGCACGGCGAAAGGTTGAGGCATAATCAACAGCGAGGGGTTCGAGGCACGAAGACTTAAATGGCAGCCAAAAGCATCATCAGTCGGCCGGTCTACGGAACGCTCTCTCCGCAGCCCGGCAAACACCATCTTTTCATCGCCGATGCCGAAGGTGCGCTCGCTATTTTAGGCATGGCCGGCAAGGCTCCGCCGGGTTTTTTTGACGGCGCCGAAATCGTCTTCATCCCAGGCCCCGACGGCAAGCATGTCGCCGCCCTCGAGGCGCTGAAGCCGGCGCAATTCCATCAGGCGCCGTCCTTCGCCAGCCTGTTGCCAAGGCTGAAGCAGACACTGAGCAACGCCCATATGGGCTTGCGCCTCTACCTCGCCGGCACCGAAGGCCTGATCGGCCAGGCCATGCAGGTGGCGCTCGAAGCCGGCATCGACCACACCTCGATGCAGACGGAGCATCGCGGCTCGCTGGCACGGCGCATGCAGTGCGTGCACTGCAAGGGCATTACCGAAAACGTCACGACACAGCCCGCGACCTGCTCGCATTGCGGCCTGCTGCTTCTGGTGCGCGATCACTATTCGCGGCGGCTGGCGGCTTTCCAGGGCGTCTGCATCAACGCCGAGGACCGCTCGGAAATTCCTCCGATCGAGGAGGCCTTCCCATGAGCACCGGCACCACAAGACTCGATGTCGTCGTCAGCGATGTCGTCCCGGTCAACGAACTGGTCACCCGCTTCCATTTCCGCCGGCGCGACGGCGAGCTGTTGCCGACCTTTTCCGGCGGCGCCCATGTCGTGGTGGAGATGCGCGACGGCGAGCGCACAAGGCTCAATCCCTATTCGCTGATGGGGTCGCCGCTCGACACGCGCGAATACACGATCTCGGTGCGCCGCGACGATGTCGGCCGCGGCGGCTCGCTGTTCATGCATCGGTCCGTCAAGCCGGGCCTGGAGATGGTGATCAGCTATCCCGTCAATCTGTTCTCGCTCGACCTGCGCGCCAAGAAACATTTGATGCTGGCCGGCGGCATCGGCATCACGCCGTTCATGGCGCAGACCGCGCAGCTGGCGGGGGAGGGCGGCAATTTCGAACTGCACTACACCTGCCGCACCGCTTCGCTGGGCACCTATGCCGACGTGCTGCGGGAGCGTTACGACAGGCGCATCAGGCTCTATCATGACGACCTGGACGAGCGCATCGATCTCGACCGGCTGCTGTCGACACAGCCGCTCGGCACGCATCTCTATGTCTGCGGTCCGGCCGGCATGATCAACTGGGTGCGCGACCGCGCGGCCGACTTGGGCTGGCCCTCGGAAGCCGTGCATTTCGAGCATTTCGCCGCACCCCAGCCCGGCCTGCCCTTCGATGTGACGCTGGCCGTCAGCGGCAAGACCATTCGCGTCGACGAGCAGCAGAGCCTGCTGGAAGCCATCGAGGCGGCCGGCGTCGATCCGCCCTATCTCTGCCGCGGCGGCGTCTGCGGACAGTGCGAGACCAACGTCATCTCTTACGATGGCAAGTTCATCCACAACGACCACTGGCTGAGCGAGGAAGACCATCGCTCCGGCTGCAAGATCATGCCGTGCGTCTCGCGCTTCGAGGGCAAGTCATTGGTCTTGGAAAGATAGGAGGCGAGCTTGGGCATCACCTTTCGCAAGGAAACGTTCCGCGACGATTTCACCTTCAAGAACAGCCCTGAGCACATCAGGCGGTTCCCGTTCCCGTTCCATGAAGACAGCTACATGTATGCGGTCAACATCGAGCCGCATGTCGTTGGGCCCAAGGGCAGCGTGCTGGAAAACCTGATCGACGTCGACGAGCACTATGTCGCCGAGATGCAGGACCGTGCTTTGGTGCTGGCCGAGGATCCGCTGCGCTGCCAGTCGCTGCCGCATATGACGCTTGCCGGTTGGGACCTGCTCGAGCTTTTGATGGAGCAGCAGGCGCTGGGCTATCCCGAGCATTTCACGCTGGCGCGTGACGGCGACCGCTGGCGCTGGATCAATCGGCCGCTGGGCATCGATGACACCTTCACCTTCGGCGACACCTCAACGCTGCCTTACGGCCCCATGGAATACATCACCCGCCAGAGCCAGGGCGATTTCTGCATCCTCGACCAGCGCGACGGCAATCTGTGGATGGATGCCGGCATGGTCACCACCCAGGCCGACTGGTCGCTCGATTTCGATATCGGCATGAACTTTTTCGAGTGGCACGCGCCGGTGCCGCTGGCGCATGAGAAGGGCATTTTTACCAGGGCGCTGAAATTCCTCACCAACATCCAGCAAGGCAAGCCGGCGAGGCGCCTCAACTGGACGATGACCATCAATCCGCGCCTCGATACCAGCCCGGAAAATTACCACAAATGGGGACCGGACCGCACCACGGTGACGCCGGAGAATGTCGGCGACAAGGTGCATCTGCGCGTCGAGTTGCAGAGCTTCTGGCGGCTGCCGCGCTCGAACGGCATCGTCTTCCCGATCCGCTGCTACCTGATCAAGATGGACGAACTGGTCACCCAGCCGAAATGGGCAAGGCGTCTGCATCGCGTCATCCGCGACCTGCCGGAGGAACTCGCCACCTACAAGGGCCTGACACGGTACCGGCCGACCTTGGTGGAGTGGCTGTCGAAGCTGGATGATGGCAGTGCGACCAGCCCGGGGTTTGGGCCGGATTAGAGCTGCCGCCGAAGCTGCCAATCTCCCCCCTCGTGGGGGAGATGCCCGGCAGGGCAGAGGGGGCGCCAAGGAACGCAAACCATTGAGGTCGTCATCCTAGGGCGAAGCAAGGAGCGAAGCGACGCGGCGCAGACCCTAGGATCCATGCCGTGACGCTAAAGCGTTGCAACGGTTGAGAATTCTGCTCCGCTGCACCCTTCGGCAAGGGTCGCGGCATGGATCCTCGGGTCAAGCCCGAGGATGACGAAGTGTCGGCGGGACAGCGCCCCCCTCTGTCCTGCCGGACATCTCCCCCACGAGGGGGAGATTAGCTAACCCGCGCTGTTCTGCGGATAGCAGATGATCGACAGATACCGCATCGGCAGTTTCGTCAGTTGCTCCGGTCCGTGCGGCGCGTCGGCGTCGAAGAACAGGCTGTCGCCGGGCTTCATCGGGTAGAGATTGCTGCCGTGCCGGTAAACGACTTCGCCCTCGAGCATGTAGAGGAACTCCATGCCCTCATGCTGGAAGGTCGGGAACACGTCCGAATCCTCGGTCAGCGTGATCAGATAGGGTTCGACGACGACGCCGCTGGTGTTGGAACCGATATGGCCGAGCAGATTGTACTGGTGACCGGCGCGCGTGCCGCGGCGCTCGACGTCGAGACCTTCGCCGGCCTTGACGAAGACAGCACTTCGCTCCTCCTCGAAGCGGCGGAAGAAGGCGGTGACGGGAACGCCGAGGGCCCGCGACAGCGCCTGCAGCGTGGTCAGCGATGGCGAGGTGATGCCGTTCTCGATCTTAGACAGCATGCCCAGCGAAATGTCGGTGGCGACGGCGAGATCGGCGACGGTGATGCCGAGCTTCTTGCGGAACGCCCGCACCTCGCGGCCGATCGCCACCTCCAGCACCTTCTCGCGTGTATCACGGATGGCGTGCGGGTTCTGCGTCAGCGGTGCGCGGATGGTCTTGCCGTCCGCCGAGACCTTTGGCTGGGGCTTCGGCTTGGCGCCGGCAAGCCCGGCCTTGGAACTGTCTTTCGCCATGTCGCCCCCGGACTTCGCGGATTTATTTCACTCAAGGTGAACATCAGAGGTGGCGATACAGCAGCGCGGCGGTGTCGGCAAGCGTCTTAAGTCCCATCCGACGATCCCATGAATTCTGTCGGCGAAGGTTTTTCGCCAGGAATCCTTTGCGGGCAAACGCCGTTCCCGCAGATGTCTGTTGACAGCACCGAAGGGCCAATTAGTGTCACTGTCAGTGAAATTTGTTTCGCTGGGGAAATCAAAAATGAGGAGGCCCTGCAAATGAAAACTCGTGTTGCCGTCATCGGCGCCGGACCGTCCGGCCTGGCACAGCTCAGGGCCTTCAAGTCGGCTGCCGACAAGGGCGCCGACATTCCCGAGATCGTCTGCTTCGAAAAGCAGTCGGACTGGGGCGGCCTGTGGAACTACACCTGGCGCACCGGCCTGGACGAGCATGGCGATCCCGTGCACGGCTCGATGTATCGCTACCTCTGGTCGAACGGCCCGAAGGAATGCCTGGAATTCGCCGACTACACTTTCGAGGAGCATTTCGGCCGGCCGATCGGCTCTTATCCGCCGCGCGCCGTGCTGTGGGATTACATCAAGGGCCGCGTCGAAAAATCGGGCCTGCGCAAATGGGTGCGTTTCAACAGCCCGGTGCGCATGGTGACGTTCTCGGACGAAACGAAGAAATTCACAGTCACCGCGCATGACCGGACCAACGACGTCACCTATTCCGAAGAATTCGACAATGTCGTCGTCGCTTCCGGGCATTTTTCGGTGCCCAACGTTCCCTATTTCGAAGGGTTTTCGACCTTCAACGGCCGCATCCTGCACAGCCATGATTTCCGCGACGCGATGGAATTCAAGGGCAAGGACATCCTGATCATCGGCCGCTCCTATTCAGCCGAGGACATCGGTTCGCAGTGCTACAAATACGGCGCCAAATCCATCACCTCCAGCTACCGTTCGAAGCCGATGGGCTTCAAATGGCCGGAGAATTGGAAAGAGGTGCCGCTCTTGCAGAAGGTCGTCGGCAAGACCGCGCACTTCAAGGACGGCACCACCAAGGATGTCGACGCCATCATCCTGTGCACAGGCTATCTCCATTCCTTCCCCTTCCTCACCGACGACCTCAAGCTCAAGACCGCCAACCGCATGTGGCCGCTCGACCTCTATGAAGGCGTCGTCTGGGAGAAGAACCCAAAACTGTCCTATATCGGCATGCAGGACCAGTTCTACACTTTCAACATGTTCGACGCGCAGGCTTGGTTTGCCCGCGACGTCATCATGGGCCGCATCAAGCTGCCCTCAGCCAAGGCGATGGCCGAGCACAGCGCCAAATGGCGCGCCCGCGAGGAAACGCTGGAAGACGCCGAACAGATGATCTGGTTCCAGGGCGACTACACCAAGGAACTGATGGACCAGACAGACTATCCCGGTTTCGACGTCGAGGCGGTCAACCAGACCTTCATGGAATGGGAACACCACAAGGCGGAAGACATTATGAGCTTTCGCGATCACGCTTACCGCTCGCTGATGACCGGCACCATGGCGCCGCTGCACCATACGCCCTGGCTGCAGGCGCTGGACGATTCAATGGAGAGCTATCTCGAGGTGAAGGGCGTCGCGGCGGAATAGCCGCGGCGCATCGTCCTGCCTATCCCAGCCTTGCCCGCGCCTTCGCCGTCCAGGCGTTGAAAAGCCGGTCGGCGACGATGCCGATGAAGGCTATTGCGAGGCCGGCGACGATGCCGCGGCCGGAATCGGCCTTGGACAAAGCGATGAACACCTCTTGGCCCAGGTCGCGCGTACCGACCATGGCGCAGATGATGATCATCGCCAGCGCCATCAGGATGGTCTGGTTGACGCCGAGCATGATTTCGGGAAGCGCCAGCGGCAATTGCACGCGAAAGAAGGTCTGGCGCGGCGTGCAGCCTGACACTTTGGCCGCCTCGATCAGCGCCGGCGGCACCTGGCGGATGCCGTGATTGGTGTAGCGGATCGCCGGCACCACGGCGAAGGCGATCGTTGCGATCATGGCGGTCACGTCGCCGACGCGGAACAGCATCACCACCGGGATGATGAAGCAGAAGGACGGCAGCACCTGCAGCGTGTCGATGATCGGCGTGACAATCTTCTCGAAGCGGTCGCTGCGCGCCGCCATCAGCCCGATCGGGATGCCGATCAGGCAGGCGATGAAGGCCGATATACCGCAGAGATAGACCGTGGCCATGGTCTTTTCCCACAGACCGGTGATGGCGCAGAAGGCGGTCAGTGCCGCGACCAGGGCCGCGAGGCGAAGGCCCGAGAGCTGATAGCCGGCAAGGCCGAGCAGGAACACCGCGCCCAGCCACGGAAAGCCTTCGCAGAAGGCGCGCACCGGGTTCAGCACATTGAGGATCAGCGCCACGCGAAAGGCTTCGATCGCATCGAAGAAGTTGATCGTCACCCAGTTCACCGCCGCCTTCCAAAGGGGCGCGGTGGTGAAGGTGATCGCCTTCGGCACCGCCGCGAAAGCCGGCACGAACAGGCCAAGCAGCGTCGTGACGGC contains these protein-coding regions:
- a CDS encoding glycine cleavage system protein T, whose protein sequence is MTASWRFSTLADRHRALGSKLEDWSGMGTAWTYDKDADEEYIAIRTKAGLMDVSGLKKVHITGPHASHLIDLATTRDVEKIYPGKSAYACMLNEAGKFTDDCILYRTGPNSWMVVHGSGTGHEELQRAAMGRDVSLRFDDNLHDLSLQGPTSVDYLAKHVPGIRDLNYFHHMQTQLFGFPVMISRTGYTGERGYEIFCRGQDAGTIWDRILDEGKGAGIIPCRFTTLDMLRVESYLLFYPYDNSQKYPFDNEGPGDTLWELGLDFTVSPGKTGFRGAEEHYRLKGKERFKIFGVLLDGKEPADEGAPVYRDGKKVGVVTCAMYSPLVKKSMGIARLDVDCAVRDTKLEIRNKGGAIKATAQPLPFDDPKKTKRTAKG
- a CDS encoding vanillate O-demethylase codes for the protein MSTGTTRLDVVVSDVVPVNELVTRFHFRRRDGELLPTFSGGAHVVVEMRDGERTRLNPYSLMGSPLDTREYTISVRRDDVGRGGSLFMHRSVKPGLEMVISYPVNLFSLDLRAKKHLMLAGGIGITPFMAQTAQLAGEGGNFELHYTCRTASLGTYADVLRERYDRRIRLYHDDLDERIDLDRLLSTQPLGTHLYVCGPAGMINWVRDRAADLGWPSEAVHFEHFAAPQPGLPFDVTLAVSGKTIRVDEQQSLLEAIEAAGVDPPYLCRGGVCGQCETNVISYDGKFIHNDHWLSEEDHRSGCKIMPCVSRFEGKSLVLER
- a CDS encoding XRE family transcriptional regulator; amino-acid sequence: MAKDSSKAGLAGAKPKPQPKVSADGKTIRAPLTQNPHAIRDTREKVLEVAIGREVRAFRKKLGITVADLAVATDISLGMLSKIENGITSPSLTTLQALSRALGVPVTAFFRRFEEERSAVFVKAGEGLDVERRGTRAGHQYNLLGHIGSNTSGVVVEPYLITLTEDSDVFPTFQHEGMEFLYMLEGEVVYRHGSNLYPMKPGDSLFFDADAPHGPEQLTKLPMRYLSIICYPQNSAG
- a CDS encoding trimethylamine monooxygenase, with the protein product MKTRVAVIGAGPSGLAQLRAFKSAADKGADIPEIVCFEKQSDWGGLWNYTWRTGLDEHGDPVHGSMYRYLWSNGPKECLEFADYTFEEHFGRPIGSYPPRAVLWDYIKGRVEKSGLRKWVRFNSPVRMVTFSDETKKFTVTAHDRTNDVTYSEEFDNVVVASGHFSVPNVPYFEGFSTFNGRILHSHDFRDAMEFKGKDILIIGRSYSAEDIGSQCYKYGAKSITSSYRSKPMGFKWPENWKEVPLLQKVVGKTAHFKDGTTKDVDAIILCTGYLHSFPFLTDDLKLKTANRMWPLDLYEGVVWEKNPKLSYIGMQDQFYTFNMFDAQAWFARDVIMGRIKLPSAKAMAEHSAKWRAREETLEDAEQMIWFQGDYTKELMDQTDYPGFDVEAVNQTFMEWEHHKAEDIMSFRDHAYRSLMTGTMAPLHHTPWLQALDDSMESYLEVKGVAAE